From the Megalops cyprinoides isolate fMegCyp1 chromosome 21, fMegCyp1.pri, whole genome shotgun sequence genome, one window contains:
- the LOC118796243 gene encoding sodium channel subunit beta-1-like, translating into MTALRLLLLPALLCALQVSLCNAACAEVDSDTEAVAGRGFKLGCISCKMRGEVEGSATVDWFFRAKGESDYVHIYNYEDETPTIVDERFEDRVDWNGSKKTTDLQDASIYILNVTFNDTGTYRCLFNRVLTYPYYEFQTKAIKYIQLSVVAKATRGTASIVSEVMMYVSIIGLQLWLLVEMIYCYRKIAAAGDEALRESAAEYLAIASESKDNCAGVQVAE; encoded by the exons ATGACTGCACTGCGACTGCTGCTGTTACCGGCCCTGTTGTGCGCTCTCCAAG TGTCCCTGTGCAATGCTGCCTGTGCAGAGGTGGACTCGGACACGGAGGCGGTGGCCGGGCGCGGCTTCAAGCTGGGCTGCATCTCCTGCAagatgagaggagaggtggagggcAGTGCCACTGTGGACTGGTTCTTCCGGGCCAAAGGGGAGTCCGACTACGTCCAT ATATACAACTACGAGGACGAGACGCCCACCATCGTGGACGAGCGATTCGAGGACCGCGTGGACTGGAACGGCAGCAAGAAGACGACCGACCTGCAGGACGCCTCCATCTACATCCTGAACGTCACCTTCAACGACACGGGCACCTACCGCTGCCTGTTCAACCGCGTGCTCACCTACCCCTACTACGAGTTCCAGACCAAAGCCATCAAGTACATCCAGCTCTCCGTGGTGGCCAAGG ccaCCAGGGGGACGGCGTCCATCGTGTCGGAGGTGATGATGTACGTCTCCATCATCGGGCTTCAACTGTGGCTGCTTGTGGAGATGATATACTGCTACAGGAAGATCGCCGCGGCGGGAGACGAGGCCCTGAGAGAGAGCGC GGCGGAGTATTTAGCGATCGCCTCGGAGAGTAAAGATAACTGTGCGGGAGTGCAGGTGGCAGAGTAA